One genomic window of Acidobacteriota bacterium includes the following:
- the rpiB gene encoding ribose 5-phosphate isomerase B yields MKIAIASDHAAVALKAMLADWLRAAGHSVEDLGTDGEASVDYPDFGYRLARHVADGKAERGVALCGTGIGISIAVNRNPLVRCALVSEPLSATLSREHNDANVIAMGARIIGPEMAKACLSAFLATPFGGERHAGRVAKLARPQE; encoded by the coding sequence ATGAAGATTGCCATCGCGTCAGATCATGCGGCTGTCGCCCTGAAGGCGATGCTTGCCGACTGGCTGCGGGCTGCAGGCCACTCGGTTGAAGATCTGGGTACGGACGGTGAGGCCAGCGTTGATTATCCGGATTTCGGCTACCGGCTTGCCCGCCATGTCGCGGACGGCAAGGCTGAGCGCGGCGTCGCGCTGTGTGGGACCGGAATCGGAATTTCGATTGCGGTCAACCGGAACCCTCTCGTTCGCTGCGCCCTCGTGTCAGAGCCGCTCTCTGCCACCCTGTCGCGCGAGCACAATGATGCCAACGTGATCGCGATGGGCGCGCGCATCATCGGCCCCGAAATGGCGAAGGCCTGCCTTTCCGCGTTTCTGGCGACCCCGTTTGGCGGCGAGCGGCATGCGGGCCGGGTGGCGAAACTGGCACGGCCGCAGGAGTAG
- a CDS encoding YebC/PmpR family DNA-binding transcriptional regulator: MAGHSKWANIQHRKGKQDKKRAVLFSRLSKEITVASKMGGPDPNMNPRLRLAVQNAKGASVPKDNIQRAIDKGQSGGGADYADIRYEGVGPGGVGIIIEASTDNKNRTATDVRSAFTKSGGALGTTGSVSFNYDQLGEIEYPVSAGTADEVMEAAIMAGAQDVESDGEGHWIYTAREDFAAVSAALAEAFGGKVEPVSAKIMWKPKVTVPVAGDNADALMKLLDVLDELDDVQNVYDNSELSEEEMARLAG, translated from the coding sequence ATGGCCGGCCACAGCAAATGGGCGAACATCCAGCACCGCAAGGGCAAGCAGGACAAGAAGCGGGCGGTCCTGTTCTCGCGCCTCTCGAAGGAGATCACGGTCGCCTCGAAGATGGGCGGGCCGGATCCCAACATGAACCCGCGCCTGCGCCTCGCGGTCCAGAACGCCAAGGGCGCCTCGGTGCCGAAGGACAATATCCAGCGCGCCATCGACAAGGGCCAGAGCGGCGGCGGCGCCGATTATGCCGACATCCGCTATGAAGGTGTCGGCCCTGGCGGCGTCGGCATCATCATCGAGGCGTCGACCGACAACAAGAACCGCACCGCCACGGATGTGCGCTCGGCATTCACCAAGAGTGGCGGCGCGCTTGGCACGACGGGGTCGGTGTCCTTCAACTACGACCAGCTCGGCGAAATCGAATACCCGGTCAGTGCCGGCACGGCCGATGAAGTGATGGAAGCCGCCATCATGGCCGGCGCCCAGGACGTGGAATCCGACGGGGAAGGGCATTGGATCTATACTGCGCGCGAGGACTTTGCCGCGGTCTCGGCCGCGCTCGCCGAAGCTTTTGGCGGCAAGGTCGAACCGGTCTCTGCCAAGATCATGTGGAAGCCGAAAGTCACCGTGCCCGTGGCCGGCGACAATGCCGATGCACTCATGAAACTGCTGGATGTGCTCGACGAGCTGGATGACGTCCAGAACGTCTATGACAATTCTGAGCTTTCCGAAGAGGAAATGGCGCGCCTCGCGGGATAG
- a CDS encoding CoA transferase: MSTVVLGPFATMILADLGAEVIKIEPPGKGDTMRYAGASPTGDLGPIYMALNRNKRSMTLDAKTPEGKAALTELLKTADVFFHNVRLAGMERLGFGYEQVKALKSDIVYVHCAGFGKGGPYTHRQAYDDLIQGASGFADLNAIRSGGRPEYAPSLVADKTAGLFATYATLAALFHKARSGKGQFVQVPMLECFTFFNMVENLYGETFLPGNGKLAYTRSVNPNRRPYPTLDGFIGLVPYSDAQWEEFFKIGGIPDVFKDPRFSTYAARTENTGALYALIEDVTATRSTDEWLELLDKANIPAMRYNTLPEVLTDTHLVATGFFEKATHPDAGEYRTMRHPVVFSETPAELRLPPPHLGADNETILESLGLGA; the protein is encoded by the coding sequence ATGAGCACAGTTGTGCTCGGTCCCTTCGCCACCATGATCCTTGCTGATCTCGGCGCCGAAGTGATCAAGATTGAACCGCCCGGCAAGGGCGACACGATGCGCTATGCCGGCGCCTCCCCGACTGGCGACCTCGGTCCGATCTACATGGCCCTCAACCGCAACAAACGCTCTATGACGCTCGACGCCAAGACGCCCGAGGGCAAGGCGGCGCTAACGGAACTCCTGAAGACGGCGGACGTGTTCTTCCACAACGTCCGCCTCGCCGGCATGGAGAGACTGGGCTTCGGCTATGAGCAGGTGAAGGCGCTGAAGAGCGACATCGTCTATGTCCATTGCGCCGGTTTCGGCAAAGGTGGTCCGTACACGCACCGTCAGGCCTATGACGACCTGATCCAGGGCGCTTCGGGTTTTGCCGACCTCAACGCCATCCGCTCCGGCGGCCGACCGGAATATGCCCCGTCCCTCGTCGCCGACAAGACGGCCGGCCTGTTTGCCACCTATGCGACCCTCGCGGCCCTGTTCCACAAAGCGCGCAGCGGCAAAGGCCAGTTCGTGCAGGTGCCGATGCTGGAATGCTTCACCTTCTTCAACATGGTGGAGAACCTCTACGGCGAGACCTTCTTGCCCGGCAACGGCAAGCTCGCCTATACCCGCTCGGTCAATCCGAACCGGCGCCCCTACCCCACCCTCGACGGATTTATCGGACTTGTTCCGTACTCGGACGCCCAGTGGGAAGAGTTCTTCAAGATCGGCGGCATTCCGGACGTCTTCAAGGATCCGCGGTTCAGCACCTATGCCGCGCGCACCGAGAATACCGGCGCACTCTACGCCCTGATCGAGGACGTCACAGCCACTCGGTCTACGGATGAATGGCTGGAACTGCTGGACAAGGCGAACATCCCGGCGATGCGCTACAACACGCTGCCGGAAGTGCTGACCGACACGCACCTCGTGGCAACCGGCTTCTTCGAGAAGGCCACGCACCCGGACGCCGGCGAGTACCGCACAATGCGCCACCCCGTCGTCTTTTCCGAAACCCCGGCGGAGCTTCGCCTGCCCCCGCCGCACCTCGGTGCAGACAACGAAACCATCCTTGAGAGCCTCGGCCTCGGCGCCTGA
- a CDS encoding GNAT family N-acetyltransferase has protein sequence MTHLIATEQPTPADIDILHPLLRESYWSPGIPRDTVEHACAHSKCVIARDATGGLIGFARAITDGAVFAWICDVMVVPERRGEGIGRALVSELVSHPELKTVRRFMLGTLDAHGVYAGIGFGPIKAPERLMEILRPAHYAPPKA, from the coding sequence ATGACGCATCTGATTGCCACGGAACAGCCTACGCCCGCCGACATCGACATCCTGCATCCGTTGTTGCGCGAGAGCTACTGGTCGCCGGGTATTCCGCGCGACACCGTAGAACATGCCTGTGCGCATTCGAAATGTGTGATCGCGCGCGATGCAACCGGCGGGCTCATCGGTTTTGCGCGCGCCATTACCGACGGCGCGGTGTTTGCGTGGATCTGTGACGTGATGGTGGTTCCGGAGCGCCGCGGGGAAGGTATCGGCCGCGCCCTTGTGAGCGAGCTCGTCTCACATCCGGAGTTGAAGACTGTCAGGCGGTTCATGCTCGGAACGCTGGATGCACATGGCGTCTATGCCGGGATCGGCTTTGGCCCGATCAAGGCGCCCGAGCGCCTGATGGAAATCCTCCGGCCGGCGCACTACGCGCCGCCGAAGGCTTGA